A stretch of DNA from Camelus ferus isolate YT-003-E chromosome 18, BCGSAC_Cfer_1.0, whole genome shotgun sequence:
atacagaagaaacttgtttgtttttttttaatctacttttatatatagtggtcaacatttgcaaatctcaaacccccaaatttatcccttccccaccccctttccctggtaaccatacaattgtttactatgtaagtctgtttctgttttgtagatgagttcatactgtcttttttcccctttttttaaaattccacatgtgagtgataatatggcattttttttctctttctggcttacttcacttagaatgaagatctctaggtccatctatgttgctgcaaatggcattattttattctttttatggcagagtagtatttcattgtataaatataccacaacttgtttatctggttatctgtcaatggacatttaggttgcttccatgtcttggctgttgtatataatagtgctgctgtgaacattggggtgcatgtatctttttgaattagagttccctctggatatatacccaaaagtgggtttgctggatcatatgataagtctatttttagttttttgaggacactccatgttgttttccacaatggctgcaccaaactacattcccaccagcagtgtaggagggttccctcttctccacaccctctccagcatttatcattcatagacttgaatggtggccattctgactggtgtgaggtgatacctcattgtagttttgatttgcatttcttggataattagtgatattgagcattttttcatgtgcctactggccacttgtatgtctttgttggagaattgcttgtttaacacgtcctctgcccatttttggattgggttgtttgtttttttgttgttgttattaagttttctgagctgtttatatattctggaaattaagcctttgtcagtcacatcatttgcaatgGGAATTCTTGCATAAAGTAGAGGCAACAAAAACCTAAATTTCCAATAAGAATGTTTAGTAAATGTTTATGTACCTCCCCAACAGACTAGTatatagccatttaaaaaatagttgaagaGTTTATTAAAACATGGTAACatgttgtggggagggtatagctcaagtggtagagcacgtaccTAACATACACaaggtacaaaaataaataaattacccccccaaattaaaaaaaaaaaaaagatggtaacatgtttatattttagtACTTAGGGTAAAAAGCAGATATAAAGTAGGAATCCTGTATAATTCACATTGTTCTTTTAGAAATTTTGtgtaggaatcagactgaaagGAAGCATCATGTTGTTATCACTGAATGTTTTAGATAggattttttcttcctttttgtggttttctATATTTCCTAAAATAAGCATGTATTAGATTCTCTAAGTACAGAGTGTTacacacttaattttcagaaaagtaGGTGAAAGCAGATGTATTTCTGGAATGTTATTCTAATCTTTGCACATAGTCTAAATGACTTCTGAAATTCTAGtcctgctttttaatttaaatgcagaTACAGAAATGCAGTTGAATTTCACAGCTCATTTCTTTGGAAAGCTTTTGATGCTGTTGTTGTTTCTCATCTTGTATTGTTAAGTTCTTATCCCGATTTAGTCAAACTTTGTCTATTAAGCAGAATGCTCCgagtaggattttttttattttaattaataaaagattAGCTATGTGTTATTAGGCAGGTTAGCCTCTCTGCATCTGTGTTTCCTCAtcagagatgatgatgatgatgacaacaacAATGATACCACCTTTTCACAGGCATGTCACAAGGAGTAAATGAGCTGATCCGTGGAAGGCATTTAGAATAGTATGTGAAGATGGCCAACAGGGATGTGAAAAGATCCTCAACATTGCTAAGTATTAgataaatggaaatcaaaactagtTAGGTACCACTACACTCTGGTCAAAGTGACCATCATTACAAAgtcaacaaataacaaatgctgtagagggtgtggagagaagggaactctcctacacagTTGATGGgagatgcagccactatggaagacagtattggggggggtggtatagctctagtggtagagcccatgcctgccatgcacagggtcctggattcagtccccagtacctccataataagtaaataaactaactaaataagtaaacctaattacccctcctctgcaaagaaatcaatttaaagaaaagtaaaaattttaaaaagaaacaaacagtatggagattccttaaaaaactaaaagtagagttgccatatgatccagcaataccattCCTGGTCATATATCAggggaaaactctaatttgaaaagaaacatgtacctcagtgttcatagcagcactatttacaatagccaagacatggaagtaacctaaatgtctatcgacagatgaatggataaagaagttgggatatatatacagtggaataccaaaaaagaacaaaataatgccatttgcagcaacatggatggacctagagattaatcatgctaggtgaagtaagtcaaagacaaatatatagtaTCACTTACacatgaaatctaaaatatgacacaagtgagcttatttatgaaacaaaaacagatgcacagacagaaaataaatttatggttaccaaaggggaaagggggtggggaacaggtaaattaggagtttggaattagcagatgcgaactactatatataaaataaataaacagcaaggatttattgtatagcacagggaattatattcaatatcctattataaaccataacagaaaagaatgtgaaaaagaaatatatgtgtataactgagtctCTTTGGTGTACatgagaaactaacacaatgtggtaaatcaactatacttcagctaaaatgaaaaaagaatagtaTTTGGCATATAGTaactactcaataaatgttagatattattatttatCTAAAAAACACACAGAGTGAAGAGGTAATGAAATACTAGTAAGTGATTTTTGTAATTGAGAAAGTCACAGCACCCCACTGTGCAGCAGGAAGTGAGGGTTTTTTCCTGTAACAGCAAAACAAAGCAGTTTTCAAGCATTCCTAGCGTTCAAAAATTATAGTAGGCactaaaacatattttcattgcTAAATTCTGGTGATGtttacccattttaaaaaattccaatcgTCTGTATTTTTTCGAGAAGAATGGGAGCAAGACTGGCTTGATCTCTGCTTTTCCCCCGGTTTTCTACAGCCTCactgtccctccccttcctcttggtTCCTCCTCCTGCATTCCATTCTCTTTGCATTTCGCCTTCTTTGAGGATTTGTCTCTGTATGTGAAAATCATTTTGTTCCACTACACTGCTTTCTGcccctctctgtttttcttttctctattagtctgtcttggttttctctctctgacgCCTTCTTTTCCTCGTCCACCGTGTTCTACCTGTTTTCTTTACCTGGCCTTGAGAGCAACCGTTGAATTTTTCTCACTTCTTGCTACGTGGATTTATTTTATGTCCCCCATTCATAGTTTAACTACGTGGTCTTTGATTTTTATTAGTGATCTTGATAGGAAAAAAGTCTCCAGGCCTGATATGAGATTAGGTTGAATGACAGACTGCTCCAGGATTTAATCCAGAAagatctttcttttgtttttaaaacaagtttttaaagtttcttcttttttcctggtttgtctcttttcttgaaattttaactGAAATAGTTGCTGTGGGAAATTTAAGTTTTATCTATGTGCAGTGCTGAGATTTTGATCGAATTTTAAACCACCTCATCTGTCTTTAAATTAATGGATATACTGAAATATATCAGATACACAAATGAAATCTGATAGCAATCTAAATGCTAAaatgtttgctttgcttttaattCGGTATTATAGGTAACATTCAGATATCCTGGATTGATGATACATCAGCATTTGTTTCCCTCAGCCAGCCTGAACAAGTACAGATTGGTAAGTGTTTTGgacatttgttttgtgtattaATTAAAAGTGGGAGCTTGCCTACTTCCCAGGCTAAATGCTGTGGGTTCAGTCAGCTGATTCACAGGCATTGCTGCCTGGTTTGTTTTGAgtttgtctgtaaaataaaggaaGTAATTGATAAGTGTCACGTGTAGAtgagaaaataagacaaatataTTGATTCTTTAGACAGACTACATCAcgtatttttcacttttgttccTTTCCcactgcattttctaaaatgatggGTGTATTTCCTTTGAGAGTTAGAAGTAGCAAATTGAGAGGAATGGGGGACACCATAAAGTGATTCCTGTAATCCTCTGtacttttcctatttatttataaatgtttgtgatttatttattccattaaatTTGTATCAGATACTTGTTTTACAAActgaaagatattttatttgcttttaaaataggaTTGTAAAAAGGTGGAACACCACCTCTCTTGTTGGACCCCCAAATAATTTTGATATTAACCACCacaaaatattctattttcttagGAAGAAAAGTTACtgaataaaatattgaagaaaatatgtattttaaagctacTTATTCAAATAGATTTCAAGTTCCCTGGTGctttaataatgtaaaaaatgtgaaatttttaagtgatatgctagttaatttttctttttattaagcaAAGTGTCATAGACTAAAACTATGTAATTCTGATAATATATCAGATTTTATAATTACTATTTCAGTAAGTATAGTTATTACTATATCagtaattataaatgaaaataacaaagaaaatttctACAGATACACAAATTCATATCAGTAtcttaggtattttttaaaaaattatatgaccACTGCAGGAATATATGCTATGTTACAGAGATGCAAAGTTTAGTTCTGGAGTCCTTTTGCTGCACTGACTgtaattgtgtgaccttgggcaagttatttaaccttgaTAAGCTTCTGCTTAGCTCTGTAACCTGAGGATGATGTTACGGGTTTTTtaggggttgttgtgaggattacatgaaataATTATGTACACAAAGCTTGGCAtagctttgaaattttattatggtTGTTTAATAGTAGATTTCAGTGTGAAATGCACTTCAGGAACTCATGACACCATGAACAGTGTTGGATACAGGGTGTGAATGATACTACTTAAATGTTTTAACGTTTGCTTATTTCTGTGGTCCATTCCCCCACAATGCTTAGAAAGATAGTTTAGATAGACTCTAGAGGGATTGAATTATTTGAGAGCCCAAAGATAACTTCagtttgagggcagggaccctgagGTTAAGACTTTAGTGTAGCTGAACAAACCCCAAACAACAACTCCCCACCTAAAGTCTCGTCacacctcctctgctccctccgtGTCACACTTCAGCCCCCTCCCTGGTCACACTCGGGCCGCACTGAAGCTGtgcagtgggagggaaggggaccagCAGGCATCGATGTCAGACTGACACGGGAACTAACCTTGCATCCACCACTTGTCAGCCGTGCACCTTTGGGCAAGTTACACAAACTCTAAGCCGCAGGTTCCTCCTTTGAGAGGTGGAGATGATAGTTACTTTGTGGAATGAGATCATGCATACTAACTTCCCAGCAAAGAACCTGGCCCTTCACCAGCAGTGCTTGACAATTGGTAGGTAATTATTAACATATCTGCTTGGCCTCCCGTGCTGTGGGCAGTAAAAATGAGTGTGTGTCCATTTGAAATCCATAAGACACTAGTGAGTAGTATTTACTTGAAAACACAGGCATAGTTTGTTATTTATGTGGATGGGGTGTCAAAGCTTCTTTCAATGTTCCTATTATACTGTATTTGATGTCCAACAATGACTATTCCTTTACTTATTATTGAAAGATTCTTTCAGTAGTCCAGTAGCGTTTAAGCTCAGTGTTTTATTCAATAATACCTGAAATCAGGGAGCTACGTTTCAGAATCATGTAGCCACAGAAGTACTCTGATTTGCTTGCTTGCCCATCTTCTCCGCCATTGAATCCTCCTGTCATCCCTGGCACGTATGGTGGCAGGAGTAAATGAGCGTGTGTTTGAACGGCTGATGTGGGAAACAGGCCAAGATCAAATTGTGaccttttttactttttcctcctaGATTAAGAAGTTAGGTGACTGTGGTCTTTTGACATACGCAGCTTTACTAGTAACGTCTAATTGTCCACAATAGTCTCTTTTCCTACATAAAAAGACTACTCAACATAAAGACCTGGCCATTTGCGTGTCCTATGCCAGTGACCATAATTTTCTTTGCCAGAAGCCATCTTTTACTCAACCATCCACTCCCTCCAGAGCCCGGCTCCGtcctgcttccctcctcttctcagccTACACATCCGTGCCTCAGGATGTCTTCTCTGGCTCCCTTTGCAGGGGCTCGGACCCTGTTCTCACTGCCAGCCTGGCATCCTTTATTAACATACCTTGCTTGGTTGTCTTCCCAGGCAGACTGTTAACTTTTTGAGTGGAGGGACCATATCTCTTATCTGCCATTATGTTTTCAGTGCTTAGAGTAGTAGTGTCTGACATTAGCAAGTGTATGTTAGTTATTGAGCTAAATAAATGATATTCAGGGTGTTGTGGCTTAGAAATGCCTCTTTGCACGTGATGGGTGCACCACGCATGTCTCTGGTCTTTTGCTGTGATTTCTGAAATTATGCTGATGTTTCTTTGAAAGACAATGTACAGTTTGTTTCCTACAGTGGTAATTTTACTGATGAGAGCGATCCAGGGTATCTAATGTGCTGCAAATCCTATTAATGTTAtcttaaacaaattatttattcatttcagcGGAAACAGAGGGCCTGGTAGATCAATAACGTAACATTGGGAAAATCATTAAATGCCTATTTATATAGCAGCTTGTAATGGCTTCTTTGGCTCCATTACAAACTATTTTTGATTTACATTGAAggagttgcttttttttaactgacacctgtctttttcttttgctagtACTAAGTCTAATCAAGATTTCCTTAAAGCCATTTTCAGCATGAATATGAAAGCTCTTTTTCAGGTACATTAGAATTATTAAAACTCTCCTCCTGAGTGCAATTTAGTTTGATTCctgttgctttttgtttgctGCTGCTGTGAAGATGAGGGTCCTTGGTGGCTTTGGGGTCTTCAGATAGTGATACCCATACATGCCATGTGTTCATAGTCTCCCTCTCTGGCTCTTCAGGTGAGACAGCACGTGACCAGAATGGGACTTGATGCCATGGAGAGGATCACTTAGCCTCACCATTTGCGGGTTTTTTTCAAAGTACTCAAGTAAGGAGTCAGCTGTAATGGTCACATCTGAATAGCTCAGACATATTTAGGATATTTTTATGTATCTAATGTAGTTTtgttaaatggagaaaagagCTCAACAATATTTCAAATGTGGTAGCACTTTCTAGTCATCCCCTCAATATTTAGACATTGTCTTCTTGCATATCCTCAGATATATTATAAGGCAATTATCTCTTCGCCTGTGGAGAAAGATacacttctcatttattttgaaagctgGAGATTGGAATACACCGTGAATActacaagaaaattttttttgttttgttttattagttGTTAAATAAGCCttcattaaatcatttttctttgtagttcttAACCAGCCGGGCATTCCACCGCGATATTGATGTCATCTGTGATGTTGTGAGGGTAGTAGCCGTCAACGTTGCGGCCCACAGACTgggcagtgcctgggatctcttCAATGGTTCCAGAGAGTTCTCTAGCTAAGGATCGGGGCCACATCTGTCGGGCAGTGTTGACAATCTCATCAAAAGTGATGTTTCCACTGTGCTTAAtgctttttgcttctttctgtctcttggtgGTTCCTTGAGGGCTTTGATGatcagggcagaggcagaaggtGCCACCTCAGTCTGGGCCTGTCTGTTCTGAATGGTCAGTTTCACTGTAATCCGCAGATCCTTCCAGTCACCAGTTGCTTTGGTGATGTCAGCACCAAGCTTTTTTGTAGACAGACCCAGGGGGCTGATCTCGGGGGCCAGGGCAGATGTGGCACTGACTTCCCTACCAGTGCACCTCAGATATATGAGTTTGATCTCGTTGGGGTCGAACTTACGCAGCATGGTGGAGGTGGCTGATGTCAGATGAACAGGATTCTGGACAACCAAAGAAAGTTGCACCTTGGCCTCCTCCAAGCCAAAAGGTAGgtgaaagagaacattttaaaaagcaaaaattgatgAAAGCACTTTTAGAAGAAGTAAAAACCTAACGATTAATTTGTAAAGCCAGCCCCATTTCAGGTAGTTACGTAAATTCCCGATAAGCTGCACCGGGCACTTGTTCAGGATGATTTGTTGGGATGCGGGAGATGCTTGGCTTTGCGGCTTCACTTCAGTCCCCAGTATGCGTGTGCTTATTATGTTCAATCATCCTTTTAAAAGCACAGCTTTTGATTGTGCTAAACAGATAAATATTAGTGTGGTGATACGACTTTTGAGGTGATTATTCAGCATTGTATTTGCTAAAAGGCTGCTTATAACTTTCAACTTTACCTGTGCTTTTTGTTAGCCTTTTAATGTTTACAGAATCTGTAGTAATAGTTGCTTTAGTTGCTTTTCATTCTTGGTATTgatttgtgttctcttttttccttcatcactCTAGCTGAGGGTTACtcattttgttgatctttt
This window harbors:
- the LOC102512982 gene encoding LOW QUALITY PROTEIN: 60S ribosomal protein L12-like (The sequence of the model RefSeq protein was modified relative to this genomic sequence to represent the inferred CDS: inserted 1 base in 1 codon), producing the protein MLRKFDPNEIKLIYLRCTGREVSATSALAPEISPLGLSTKKLGADITKATGDWKDLRITVKLTIQNRQAQTEVAPSASALIIKALKEPPRDRKKQKXIKHSGNITFDEIVNTARQMWPRSLARELSGTIEEIPGTAQSVGRNVDGYYPHNITDDINIAVECPAG